TGCGCCAGCAAATACAACCGTTCCGTTCTCTGGTAGTTTCACTTTGTTATTATTACTAACAACGCTAAAATTGACGCATACTCCATTCTCATCATACACCGCGAATGAACTTCCTGATGGCAATTCCACATTCATCGTTTTCCCTGCTGCCTCTTGCGGGATCGTAAACCATTTCGCATGCCCACTTTTTTGCAATGTAACTTTCGATAATTGACCTGTATCAAGGGATTTTACGTTAGATTCACTGACGTATAAAAAGCTGGACATCTCCATATATTCAGTACCATCCTCTGTATAGAAATGGGCTTCCTTTGTATCCCGCCCATTCATCACGGGAATTTGAATTTGATGCGTCGCCGTATTCGGACCTGTAATTTTTTTGCCGTCCCAATAGCCATCTTTGAGCGTAATTTGTGTATTAAGAGGTATCTGTTGTCCTAGATAATTTATAGAATTAAATTTTTCGTTAACGAGGTAGAACTTGCCGCCCTCGCGCTTCGCCCATGCAGCAGCTGTTTTCTTCGGTAACACATTGTTTTCTAATTTCTGGGCTAAATAGTGAGTCAGCACATTTTGCCCCAATCCCGGCGATAATTCATATGCGCTCTCTCTCAAATAAACTTTTCCATTCTTCTCTGTGACGAAGTTAAGCTTGGAAGTGCCCTTCTCATTTATAAAGCTTCCATCCGCCGTATATACATATTTTTCTTCTGGTTTAGTTGGTAAAAACAGTTCTCCCTTCTTCGTAATTTCTATTTTGAAATGGCTATAACTATTTCCATAAAATCCTGCTTTTTTTACCACGTCTTGAGGCACTTTAGCCTTGACGGGCTTGCCGAAGGATCTATCTGGTTTTATATCCTTAATTGTCCCTTTCTCTTTAAGCCTAGCTAGCAGTAATTTATTTGCCAACAGTTGATTTGTCATGCTGGAGCCGCCGGAGGACAATACAGCTGCTGCCATCTTCTGTTCTGGAAGTACGACCAATGTAGCATGTTGCAGCATCGTATCCCCACCCTTAGTCAACGCTTTTATCCCATATTCACTGAATGGGTATAGTTTCACACTATCCCAGCCAAGACCATAGTTGAACACATTTCCGCTATCTCCCGGCCACATTCCTTTTTTATATTCTTCTTGTTCCATCGCCTTGACTGCTTTATTAGAGAGGATTTCTTTTCCCTGTCCCATAAATATTTGTGAGAATCGCACCACATCTTCTGCAGTAGAAGAGATTCCTCCCGTACCAATCACATTTACCATTTCACTTGGAAGCTGTCCCTGGTATGTCGGAGAATATTGTCCAGCCCGCTTTTCGTCTTCCCATTTATCTTGCGATGTTATCGTATGATTCAGTTTTAATGGCTCTGTAAACTTTTGATGTAGAAATTCAGTAAAACTCATACCGCTGACTCTTTCTACCAAGATCTCAGCCAGCGTAAAACCGTCATTACAGTATACTGAGAACGCGCCAGGGTCTGCCTTCAAGTTTTGGTTGGACAATTGTTGCAACAAGATATCATGGGCATAAACATCATTATCTTTAAATAAAAATGCATTATTGAGCGTCGAACCTTGCAAACCTGAGGAGTGATTCAACAGCATACGCGGTGTAATGCGTTTATATCGTTCATCTTTCATTTTGAACTCAGGAATATAGCGGGTAACAGAAGCATCCAAATCAACTTTTCCTTCGTCTACTAATTTCATAACAGCCGCAGCTGTATATACTTTACTGGTTGAACCAATTCCGTATAGAGTATCTTTGGTTAATGGCTCTTTCCCCTCTATGTCATTCTTGCCTGTCTGTCCTGACAAAATAAGTTTACCATTATCAATCAGCGCATACTGTACACTAGTCGTCTCATAGGACTTCGTGAGCAGTGCAGCGTTCTCTGCAGCAATCTTCTCCAAATCTTTGCTAGCAACTTCTTGGCTAGATACAACCGGAGTCTTACTGCTAGAAGACGCTATCGCTCCTGTTGGTAGGCTCATCGTTAGAGCTAAGGTAGCGGCTAACACTCCAGATAATTTATTTTCCATAAGAAAAATTCCTCCTTAGATAAATGATCGGTTTCATCTTTTATTTGCTCAATTACAAACATCACATAAACTACTATTCTGGCTTTATCTCTACTGTCGTAACAAACGGTAAAACCTCTCTTTTTCACATGTATGTTAGTACCATAAATGATTTTTTTATTTAGAATGTGCCTATTACTAGTTTGGTTTTCGTATAAATAAATCCTATTTATCCTCCCTCTTTTGTGCTTCTCTATATTTGTATCCTACATAATAAAAATTTCTTTTTTCTTATGCATTTCTTACAATTTCCTTACGTTCAAATCACTTCTGTAATTAGATAGGTTTTATTTTAAAATCTTCAGGATAATAAATGCTTATATAATCCCACGATTTCATAGAAGATGGATTCATAACCCTGCGCCAAATCATCACGCACATCTCTGACATTGCCTTGGATCCCCCCCAACCGGCATCAACACTTCTTCACGTTCTTATAAATAGTAATAACTAATCAACTCCTTACCTGAAAATAAATGAATATAGAAAAAGAGAGATAAGGTTAAAATACCTTTATCTCTCCTTTTCTCTCACATATTATACGAAGGATTTTTTTGTTTTGGGGTTAATCTGTTTTCTTAGCTTGATGGGCATGCAAATGTGGCAATTACTTCTTATAAAAAAGAAACGAGAACTGAGTGAATATAAGACCATGTATATGGTTAAAGATTACTTTCTTTTTCTTTTCCAAGCTATACAGAAAGACACGCAAGAATTATCAAAGGCTCTCCTTCGTCTGTTTAACCTCCTACAGCACAACATAAAGAACAGTACCTCAAGATTTTGGTTCGTTGGTATGAAGGCGATTTCTCTCAATCGGTTGAGGAGCATAATTTATTATGGGAATGGGACAATAACAGCACTGGTAAAGCATACGAATTAGCGACACCGGAACAAGAAGAAGCATACATTCTAGAACAAGCGAAGTCTGAAAAACAATAACAAAAACGGACCTGTTATCAGGTCTTTTCTTGCATTTTCTCTGTTATACCCCTTTAAAAACTACTTAAGTCATCTACCCTTCGTTACCTCTGGTTACTAATTAACAGTTATGTTCATAAATTCGTAACATGTATAGACAGGTATATATGTTATAATCAACTTAGCAAATTACAAATAAATTTGCATTTCCTGCGCCCCTTACCTCCCAGTAAGGGGCGTACCCTTTTATAAATAATAATTTTAATACAACTTTTCCCACGTGACTTTCACAAATGTAAGAACTCTCATATATTAGACTTCATACATCCTTCTCCAAGGAACAATATACTGATACACAAATCCCTATTTATATAGGGATTTTTTTGTACGAGTCCCTCACCATCAATGTAAGAAATAAAAAAAGAAGGGGATTATCCCCCTCCTTTTATGCTTGCCTGACTTTCGGAATTATTTCGTATACCCACGATTCAGTTCCGTTAACTTTTCATTGATGTTAAAAATTCTTACTCTAATATCTTTAACACCAGCTGCTTCAAGTCTGTTCTTGTGCATTTCAGCGTATTTTTCAGCATCTTGTTTTTCTTCAAATACATAGATGCCTCCAGCTTCTTTTGTTTCTTGATTCTCAGTCCATATTTTCCAATGGAATCCTTCTTCTTCGTTAATACTTTTTGCTAAATCCCAAAATCCTTTTTCCATTTCTTCACCAAAAGGACCTTCAAACGGAAAATCAACTTGTAATAAATATGCCATCTTCACTCACTCCTATTTTTAATATAAAATTCATCAGGAATTCCTTTTTATAAAAATTCTTCCCATTCTTTTACTAATTATGATTCAAATGATAGTAATGTCTAAATTCATATCGCTATTATTATTCAAGCACTACTTTGAGAATCCCCCTATTTGTAAAATAATCACAAAACGTTAGTAACTTGAACGTATAAAGTTTAATAGTTTTCAGTTATGTTTAAAAAATATGATACAAACTTATCCCTAAACTAAGGACGAACAAAACAAGTGCAGGTATTGCTTTCTTAAAAGGATCTCTCGCTAATACAATAAGGGTTAATGCAGCTGCAAGCATCGTACCGCCTAACAACAATCCTGCCAATAAAGCTGCCATTGGAACCCAAATTCCTATTAACATTCCAATTGCTCCTACAATCTCAAAAGCTCCAGTTAAGAAATTAAAAAACGAAGGTAAACCAAATCGCTTAAATTCATCTGCCATTTTCCCAGATATAATTTTCGTTCCTGTCATTAAAAAGAACAGAAACAACACTACTTTTACAATATTGATGAAAATTAAAATAGTCATCACACCTTTCTTATTATTTGATAAAAATCAGTATTGTTCGGATAGTAGTCACTACCTTTACCCTATTTCCTGAGATTGCCCTTATGGAAATGGATTCAATTCACATTACCCTTTTCCATATGAAAGGGATAATAATTACATGCTATAGCATATATAATACAAAAAATTTGACTGGTACTAGAAAAAAAGTGATCTGAATTAAATATTATACAAAATAAAGCTATCTCTACCATTCCCCGAAACACAATATATGCTATAGCATATATAAGATATAAAACAGAGGTTGTTCCTTATAAATAGCATGGCATCAATAAGGAACAAGTATTAATAGCGTGTATCATACAATTTGTTTAATAATGATTGTAATACTTTAATTTCTTCCTCGCTCAAATTACTCGTAACGAAATGGTGAGCGTCTGTCACTACAGGCAAAATTGTTTTCTTTAACTCGTCGCCTTTTTCAGTTAAAAACAGGTTGTGTGAACGCCGATCTTGCTCATTCAAAGCCTTCTTTACAATCCCTTTTCTCTCCATTGACTGTATCATTCTTACGACAGTAGTTTGATCTTTATCAATCGCTTCTGCTAACTCTTTTTGAGTAGTGGCTCTTTGGCTACAAAGAACACTAATAATCCCCCACTGCTCTGGCGTAACGCCAAAAGGCTTTAATTTCTTCGTAAAATAATTGGTCATTTTCACATCAGTACGATGAACAAGATAGCCTATTAAATCATGTAAGTTCATGTATCACCTCTATAAATTAATATATAAAAGAGTATAGCATACCACTCAATTATTCACAGTGAATGTATTCATTTTATTAATTATATGCTATGGCATATATATTATAGCAGGTCATTTTAATTGTCAAATGAATTACCTATTATTTTTCTACAGTATCAATCCAGCTTATTAAAAATAAGGAAATCCCGTATTTAATAAACATACGGGATTTTTATTAATGAGTTATTCACTTATTCGAAAGAAGTTCATTCGTTACATATTACTTATCTAATTAAGAAACATTTATATACCAGCCCAAACATCTTTTCCATATCGTCCTTCCTCTTGCAGACGGTCCAACCAATTCCTTGCTTCTTGTTCACTGACTTCATGAATTTCTTGATATGCTTGACAAAGGGTATCTTCTACGTCAGGAGCCATTTTACTTCCATCACCACATATGTAAAGATGAGCTCCATTATCTAATAACGAAATTAAATGGATTCTATCTTCTTTTATTACATGCTGTACATATGTTTTAGCTTGTCCTTCTAAGCGAGAAAAAGCTGTGTGTAAAGAGATTAATCCATCTCTTTCATCATTCTCTAGTTCTGTACGATAAAGATAATCCTTTTCAGGATGACGACAACCAAAGTATAGATGTGCTTCTCCTACGTTCATACCTTTTTGCTTTTGAACACGTCGTGCTTGTAAAAATCCACGGAATGGTGCAATTCCAGTGCCTGGTCCAACCATAATAATTGGTGTTTCTGGATTTTCAGGTAATTGAAAGTTTGATTGTGGCGTTCGAATGAAACAGATAATCTCATCTTTATTATGACGCTGAGCTAAATAATTAGAAGCGACTCCTTCATATGTCCCTTCCCCGCTCCATGCAGGCGCATTCACAACACCAACCGTAATGCTCAGACGATCCTGTGCAACGAGTGGAGAGCTTGAAATTGAATAGTAACGCGGTTTGAGCGCAGGAAGAAGTTCTAAAAAGGGTTCAAATCGAATTTCACAAGCCTCATACTTTTCAAGAAGATCCAACATTGAAATACGTTTCTTTAATATTTGTTCTTGATAAACTCCGTCTTCCAATAATGATTCCAATTCCTTTTTATGAGGAGGGCATGCTGTGAATGTCACCATTTCTCGTATTTGTGCTCGAGTGGCTGCTTCTTGCACTTCAACACTATAACTAAGAAGGTCATATAAACGAACAGGACTGTCTAAAGGTATGTGATTTACACTTCGTCCACTTGCACTCAGTATGACTTGATCCTTCCCGTTTAATCCAAAGCGTTTTAAAATTCGGTTGACATTTTTCTCGCTATTAATTGGCAGTACCCCAAGATGGTCTCCTTCTTTATATGTAGCGCCTTCTGGCAAAGATATTTCAATATGTCGCGTGCTTCTTTCACTGCTAGATGATTGAAGTTCACGATTTTCTAGTATAGATGCATAAACTGCTTCATATGTTCGCGCAAGAGGAGATCCTCCAAGACGACTGACAAATTGTAAACTTAATGTACTGCGTTCTTTCTCCATGTTTTTGTTAAGTTCCAATCCAAATACCTTCATCGCATCAGACCACATTCTTTGTTTCCATTGCTCGAGCTGTTCCTCGAAATCACCACTTGCATCCGCTTCTCCACGTGTAGAAAATCTTGTTGCTCCTTTTTGCGCCATTTGCTCATCAATGTATCTTGGAATTCGCTGATAGGTACTAGCCCAATTATGGTCTCCACAACCAAAAACTGCGTATTGAACACCTTTTAGCTCATCCCCTTTTAATTCCTCCAGCCACTGCACAAACTGCCCTGCATTACTTGGCGGCTTTCCATTATAAGAAGAAGTTACAATAAGAACCGCTCCTTCTTTTGGCAAACTTCCAATTCGATCGTTAAGAGCTGCCACTTCCGTTTGAACACCTTCTAAACTAGCTGTATCTGCTAGTTCTCTTGCAATACCTTCTGCTACCCCTGTATCTGAGCCATACAGAACAAGAAGTGAAAGATTATCGGCTCCAATAATGGAAGGAGTTTTCTGAACTTGCTGCTTAATTTCATGGTTTTTTAGTTTCTC
This genomic window from Bacillus anthracis str. Vollum contains:
- a CDS encoding serine hydrolase domain-containing protein codes for the protein MENKLSGVLAATLALTMSLPTGAIASSSSKTPVVSSQEVASKDLEKIAAENAALLTKSYETTSVQYALIDNGKLILSGQTGKNDIEGKEPLTKDTLYGIGSTSKVYTAAAVMKLVDEGKVDLDASVTRYIPEFKMKDERYKRITPRMLLNHSSGLQGSTLNNAFLFKDNDVYAHDILLQQLSNQNLKADPGAFSVYCNDGFTLAEILVERVSGMSFTEFLHQKFTEPLKLNHTITSQDKWEDEKRAGQYSPTYQGQLPSEMVNVIGTGGISSTAEDVVRFSQIFMGQGKEILSNKAVKAMEQEEYKKGMWPGDSGNVFNYGLGWDSVKLYPFSEYGIKALTKGGDTMLQHATLVVLPEQKMAAAVLSSGGSSMTNQLLANKLLLARLKEKGTIKDIKPDRSFGKPVKAKVPQDVVKKAGFYGNSYSHFKIEITKKGELFLPTKPEEKYVYTADGSFINEKGTSKLNFVTEKNGKVYLRESAYELSPGLGQNVLTHYLAQKLENNVLPKKTAAAWAKREGGKFYLVNEKFNSINYLGQQIPLNTQITLKDGYWDGKKITGPNTATHQIQIPVMNGRDTKEAHFYTEDGTEYMEMSSFLYVSESNVKSLDTGQLSKVTLQKSGHAKWFTIPQEAAGKTMNVELPSGSSFAVYDENGVCVNFSVVSNNNKVKLPENGTVVFAGAPNSEFTVALN
- a CDS encoding DUF6241 domain-containing protein, whose protein sequence is MVRWYEGDFSQSVEEHNLLWEWDNNSTGKAYELATPEQEEAYILEQAKSEKQ
- a CDS encoding monooxygenase, whose amino-acid sequence is MAYLLQVDFPFEGPFGEEMEKGFWDLAKSINEEEGFHWKIWTENQETKEAGGIYVFEEKQDAEKYAEMHKNRLEAAGVKDIRVRIFNINEKLTELNRGYTK
- a CDS encoding DoxX family protein, yielding MTILIFINIVKVVLFLFFLMTGTKIISGKMADEFKRFGLPSFFNFLTGAFEIVGAIGMLIGIWVPMAALLAGLLLGGTMLAAALTLIVLARDPFKKAIPALVLFVLSLGISLYHIF
- a CDS encoding MarR family winged helix-turn-helix transcriptional regulator gives rise to the protein MNLHDLIGYLVHRTDVKMTNYFTKKLKPFGVTPEQWGIISVLCSQRATTQKELAEAIDKDQTTVVRMIQSMERKGIVKKALNEQDRRSHNLFLTEKGDELKKTILPVVTDAHHFVTSNLSEEEIKVLQSLLNKLYDTRY
- the cypD gene encoding bifunctional P-450/NADPH--P450 reductase, whose protein sequence is MDKKVSAIPQPKTYGPLGNLPLIDKDKPTLSFIKLAEEYGPIFRMQTLSDTIIVVSGHELVAEVCDETRFDKSIEGALAKVRAFAGDGLFTSETQEPNWQKAHNILMPTFSQRAMKDYHAMMVDIAVQLVQKWARLNPNENVDVPEDMTRLTLDTIGLCGFNYRFNSFYRETPHPFITSMTRALDEAMHQLQRLDIEDKLMWRTKRQFQHDIQSMFSLVDNIIAERKSSENQEENDLLSRMLNVQDPETGEKLDDENIRFQIITFLIAGHETTSGLLSFAIYFLLKNPDKLKKAYEEVDRVLTDSTPTYQQVMKLKYIRMILNESLRLWPTAPAFSLYAKEDTVIGGKYPIKKGEDRISVLIPQLHRDKDAWGDNVEEFQPERFEELDKVPHHAYKPFGNGQRACIGMQFALHEATLVMGMLLQHFEFIDYEEYQLDVKQTLTLKPGDFKIRIVPRNQTISHTTVLAPTEEKLKNHEIKQQVQKTPSIIGADNLSLLVLYGSDTGVAEGIARELADTASLEGVQTEVAALNDRIGSLPKEGAVLIVTSSYNGKPPSNAGQFVQWLEELKGDELKGVQYAVFGCGDHNWASTYQRIPRYIDEQMAQKGATRFSTRGEADASGDFEEQLEQWKQRMWSDAMKVFGLELNKNMEKERSTLSLQFVSRLGGSPLARTYEAVYASILENRELQSSSSERSTRHIEISLPEGATYKEGDHLGVLPINSEKNVNRILKRFGLNGKDQVILSASGRSVNHIPLDSPVRLYDLLSYSVEVQEAATRAQIREMVTFTACPPHKKELESLLEDGVYQEQILKKRISMLDLLEKYEACEIRFEPFLELLPALKPRYYSISSSPLVAQDRLSITVGVVNAPAWSGEGTYEGVASNYLAQRHNKDEIICFIRTPQSNFQLPENPETPIIMVGPGTGIAPFRGFLQARRVQKQKGMNVGEAHLYFGCRHPEKDYLYRTELENDERDGLISLHTAFSRLEGQAKTYVQHVIKEDRIHLISLLDNGAHLYICGDGSKMAPDVEDTLCQAYQEIHEVSEQEARNWLDRLQEEGRYGKDVWAGI